In one Solanum lycopersicum chromosome 11, SLM_r2.1 genomic region, the following are encoded:
- the LOC101254561 gene encoding outer envelope protein 80, chloroplastic-like: protein MHQNEDVRFTSSSIKLPQFTPLTLHHHTLNPFFTNLHLILQNFPKFQHPFHRNGGISQNLSKFTHPFHQKFNPQNAILQFLSKPRNINPFSWSLSNTPLLCCASIALAQSNLDGTPLSGPKTGSGNEERVLISEVLVRNKDGEELERKDLESEALNALKACRPNSALTVREVQEDVHRIVASGYFCSCMPVAVDTRDGIRLVFQVEPNQEFHGLVCEGASVLPARFIEDSFRDGYGKIVNIKRLDEIISSINGWYMERGLFGAVSGIEMLSGGMIRLEVSEAEVNNITIRFLDKTGEPTVGKTRPETILRQLTTKKGQVYSMLQGKRDVDTVLAMGIMEDVSIIPQPAGDTGKVDLVMNVVERKSGGGISAGGGISSGITGGPLAGLIGSCAIYHKNLFGRNQKLNLSLERGQIDSIFRINYTDPWIEGDDKRTSRSIMIQNSRTPGTLVHNHPGGSLTIGRVTAGIEYSRPFRPKWNGTAGIIFQRAGARDDKGNPIIRDYYSSPLTASGNTHDDMLLAKLETVYTGSGDPGSSVFVFNMDQGLPVWSEWLVFNRVNARARKGLVLGPMRLLLSFSGGHVVGNFPPHEAFVLGGTNSVRGYEEGTVGSGRSYAVGCGEISFPLMGPLEGAVFADYGTDLGSGPSVPGDPAGARLKPGSGYGCGVGIRVESPLGPLRLEYAFNDQRTGRFHFGVGLRN from the exons ATGCACCAAAACGAAGACGTACGCTTCACTTCATCTTCTATCAAACTTCCTCAATTCACTCCCCTTACTCTACACCACCATACCCTAAACCCATTCTTCACCAATCTACACTTAATTCTGCAAAATTTTCCCAAGTTCCAACACCCTTTTCATCGAAATGGTGgaatttcacaaaatttatcCAAATTCACACACCCATTTCATCAAAAGTTCAACCCACAAAATGCTATTCTGCAATTTCTAAGTAAACCCAGAAACATTAACCCATTCTCATGGAGTTTATCAAATACTCCTCTTCTTTGCTGTGCATCAATAGCATTAGCTCAGAGCAACTTGGATGGGACTCCGTTGTCGGGCCCGAAAACAGGGAGTGGGAATGAggagagagttcttattagtgaAGTATTAGTGAGAAACAAGGATGGTGAAGAACTTGAACGGAAGGATTTGGAGAGTGAGGCGTTGAATGCACTCAAAGCATGTCGACCTAATTCTGCACTTACTGTGCGAGAGGTGCAAGAGGATGTGCATAGGATTGTTGCTAGTGGTTACTTTTGCTCTTGCATGCCTGTTGCTGTGGATACTAGAGATGGTATTCGCTTGGTATTCCAG GTAGAACCAAATCAAGAGTTCCATGGTTTGGTATGTGAAGGAGCAAGCGTGCTTCCAGCAAGGTTTATAGAGGATTCTTTTCGAGATGGATATG GAAAAATCGTTAATATCAAGCGGTTAGATGAAATAATAAGCTCTATAAATGGTTGGTACATGGAGCGGGGTCTTTTTGGAGCG GTATCGGGTATAGAGATGCTCTCTGGAGGTATGATTAGGCTAGAAGTTTCTGAAGCAGAGGTGAATAACATAACCATCCGTTTCCTTGATAAGAC TGGTGAGCCAACTGTAGGGAAAACAAGGCCCGAAACTATACTGCGGCAGCTTACTACAAAGAAAGGACAG GTTTACAGCATGCTTCAAGGGAAAAGAGATGTGGATACTGTCTTAGCTATGGGCATTATGGAAGATGTTAGCATTATTCCCCAACCTGCTGGAG ACACTGGTAAGGTAGACTTAGTTATGAATGTTGTCGAGCGCAAGAGCGGGGGTGGTATTTCTGCCGGTGGTGGAATTTCTAGTGG GATCACAGGTGGACCCCTTGCTGGATTGATTGGCAG TTGTGCGATATACCACAAGAATCTTTTCGGGAGAAATCAAAAGCTGAATTTGTCACTAGAGCGGGGGCAAATTGACTCTATCTTTCGGATAAATTATACAGATCCATGGATTGAAGGAGATGATAAGAGGACTTCCAGGTCAATTATGATACAG AATTCGAGGACGCCTGGCACACTTGTTCATAATCACCCTGGTGGTAGCCTGACGATTGGACGTGTGACGGCCGGGATTGAATACAGTCGGCCATTCAGGCCAAAGTGGAATGGGACAGCCGGAATCATATTTCAG CGGGCTGGTGCTCGGGATGACAAGGGGAATCCTATTATAAGGGACTACTACAGTAGTCCACTTACTGCAAG TGGCAACACTCATGATGATATGCTACTTGCCAAACTTGAGACTGTCTATACTGGTTCTGGCGACCCTGGTTCTTCAGTG TTTGTTTTCAACATGGATCAGGGACTTCCTGTGTGGTCAGAGTGGCTAGTTTTTAACAGAGTCAATGCTCGTGCTAGAAAAGGATTGGTATTAGGTCCTATGCGTCTTCTCCTAAG CTTCTCTGGTGGTCATGTGGTCGGTAATTTTCCGCCTCATGAAGCATTTGTGCTTGGTGGAACCAATAGTgtaagaggatatgaagaaggcACAGTTGGCTCTGGCCGGTCTTATGCAGTTGGCTGTGGAGAAATTTCCTTCCCTCTG ATGGGGCCACTAGAAGGGGCTGTATTTGCTGATTATGGCACAGACCTTGGATCTGGTCCAAGTGTTCCTG GTGATCCTGCTGGAGCAAGGCTAAAACCTGGAAGTGGATATGGATGTGGGGTTGGTATTCGCGTAGAGTCGCCACTGGGACCTCTAAGATTAGAGTATGCCTTCAATGACCAGCGGACCGGGAGGTTTCACTTCGGGGTTGGCCTAAGGAACTGA